In Suricata suricatta isolate VVHF042 chromosome X, meerkat_22Aug2017_6uvM2_HiC, whole genome shotgun sequence, the DNA window ttaagtaattcttgcaactactgtattgtaaatgatggaaaataattgcatatgttaaaaaaatatgaaactttataaagtaaaaaaataaataaataaaatttttaaataaaaaaaaaaagaattaagtaattcaagggcacctgggtggctcagttggttaagcgtctgactttggctcaggtcatgatttcgcagttcacgggttcgagccccacgtcgggctctgtgctgacagctcggagcctggagcctgtcttcacattctgtgtctccctctctctctctgcccctaccctcctcacgctgtctctctctctctctcaaaaataaataaaacattaaaaaaagaattaaataatttaaatgactaAAGTGTTAAATGACTTTGAATGATTAAagctaattttattaatatatctcttccctcttcttttcctcttctaaaaatctatgtctttatatttcaGAGCCGTGCTCCGATTTCCGCGAAACTTGTAGCCAATATGCTGTCAGTGGCTGGGGCCGATCACATCATCACCATGGACCTGCACGCCTCCCAGATCCAGGTGCCCGCATTTTCTTTCTTGCCCTTGGTCGTCATCGGGGGCTTTAGTGCAAGGGCTTCAGTCCTCATTCTGCTAAATTGTTTCCGAAGGAGGGGACGTTACCCGTGTTTGAGTCTGTATACAGTGGGTCTCCTGGGGCTTCGTCTTTACTGAACTTGGAAATAGAGGCCAATGTAGTCATCACCCGCCTCTGCCACCAACCTCCATCCAAAGAGTTTTGGAGCAGTGGGAATGGCTTCTTGGTAGCAAACTGCAGAACTTCTCAAAGTTCCATCCCAACTTCTCAAAAATCATGAGAATGGCAGATGTAATCTATGTTTTTTTACCCCTTCATAACTTCGTCCCTTCTGCTATAAAACACCCCAAATTATACCTGCTCTAATACAACAAATGTGAAACATTTAGTTTCTAATAAGCTGCTTAAGACACACCCAACCTCTCCTCCACTCCCTTGCAAGGCCATTCTCCTATTACAGGCAGTTTTAATAGAATAGAACGTGTCTGGAAACATCATGGATTGAACTGAAATAGGCTCCTGGAACCTCTCTGTCTTTGGCTGTAATTCTGTTAAAACTCAGAAAAGGGAGTCTGCTGAACAGGCTTCTTTTGAAtgcaaaattcaaattttacttcCTGATAGAggttctctttaaaacaaaaaatctctgTAGTGTCATGCCCGCTTCTCTCCTTAGGGATTCTTTGATATCCCGGTGGATAATTTGTACGCGGAGCCTGCGGTCCTGCAGTGGATCCGGGAGAACATTGCCGAGTGGAAGAACTGCATCATCGTTTCACCGGACGCCGGCGGGGCCAAAAGGcatgttgtttttctcttcctttttttttttaacgcattAGATAAGGAAGCATGTGTTTTATATTATACAACATGCTATTTTTGTAAATGATCGAGAGGTTTACAGTCTTCACCTGCGGAGCAGAGCGCTGTCACCTTCGCACCTGAGATGTTTTTTAAGTTACgtttttctaaaaagatttttttcaatgttctttttgagagagagaaagagacagagagggagcaggggaggggcaaagagagagggagacacaaaatcggaagcaggctccaggctctgagcgtgctgtccgcacagagcccgatgcaggactcgaacccacaatcgtgagatcatgacctgagccgaagccgaaagCCTAAttaactgagcccccaggtgccccaagttacgtttttctgattataaaagtaatgagCCTAATTGGAAAAGGAGGCTTTTCATTAACACAATCGACTAAGCTACCTACCACAATACTTGACAAAGccaaaacagaacagaattttaaaaaagaaatcggTATCTATAGAGCACCAAGGACAAGGGAAATATCCGGGACCGGGAGGGAAAAAATAACTGCAAACCACGCTCAAGTGGCATGGGAGTTCGGGTATCAGACCCTGGAAGAGACTGGCAATTTAAGTGTTAACCGTGCACGTAGAGGTctccagagagaagggagatgacAGTTGGAACTCTCCCCAGCTGCACGGGGCGGGGGAAGCCAGTCTTCACTCAGGCCTTTGGAGGGGGGGAAAATAGCCACCCATGAGAAATCAAACCGAGAGCCTGTGTCATGTGCAGATACGCGGTGAACGTtgtgtccctcccaccccccccttcccccagtgTGGGTGTCCCTACACTGAGAAAATTTACACAAAAATCGATCCCAGGCTCCAGAGCTCCTGCACTGGGAGGACTCCACAAGCCCAGCTGCTCAGGGAGCACTCCCCACCGAAGACCACCTCATGCCTGATGATCCAAGTTAGAAAACTGAGAGGGCACAGCCCACCCAGAGCCGGTGTTTGCAGATAACGCAGCGGCAGGCCGCCAGCACCGTGGGGCGACGGAATGATGACTGGACTGTGACGTTACTGAGTTGGACAGAAATTGATGTGCTAAATAGCATAAGAAAACGGCACTGCGCTGCAAGTCTCAGGGGCTTTGCACACTCAGGGCATTAAGGAGCAGTTGGTACAGAGTCTAGAATGAAGGGAGATGATGAAAGAACACCGATAGGGTCCGTGGTGCTTTACGGCGGGCGGCCTGAGGCTCGCTGACCTTGTGGATCTGTGCCATGGCCATCAGGGCGAGGAAGACAGGGTGGCATGGGGTTTAGTGCCCAGGTCGGGGGTCTCCATCaggaagggagaggaacagaagatCCCTGTCTATCAGTCAAGTGCAAAAGCCCATTAGCTGATAAACGCACCCTGAGAGTGACCAGTGACCGTTGAGCTTCGGCACATCTTTAAAATGCAGATGCCTCACGTGGCTGCCTTGTTCACCCACAGCCCAGGAAGGGGCCTCGAATGAGACGTAGAAGCTTGTGAGCAGCCCAGGAAGTGTCATAAAGCCCGTGCAGGGAAGTGGAGGCCCTAATTCTCAGAAGAGCCCCGATGGGCGCTAGGGTGCTTGTCTTGACTGCTCTGTTCCCCGCTCAGGAGGGGGGGGGGTGAACAGGTGGGGCTGGGCCTCCGACAGCAGCAGGAAGTGGCCGTTGACAGGAAGGAGGCACAAATGCATAGAAGCCAGAAGCAGAAAGTTCTCTTGAACAGACCCCAGCCGGGCACCAGCAGAGCCCTCGGCCCAGACCTGCAGCTCCAAGCACGCGGAGCGTTGTCTGCTTAATAGTGGGGAACGTGGGTGGCATGCAGCTCTTTGTACTGGAATTGCTTGTGGTTTACTTGGAAACCTACATTAAGTCCCCCTGTGGAATCTGCATTCATAGGTGAATCCTCTGGCCTGAACAAGAGGCCAGGGGTGCGTGAGCATAAGACGGAACCTGTTGCTAATAAGTTTCATTGAGCTGGAATTCACATCCTTAGAATCTATTGAAAGTGCACAGCTCAGAGGATTTCAATGTCTTCCCAGCATTGTGCATCCATCACCActgtctagttccagaacattttcacgACCCTAAAAAGAAACCTGTCCCCACAGCCAGTCAGTCCTTATTCCCgctccctgcagcccctggctgccactgatctactttctcccttgcctttcttatttttattatttttaaaaatttatttttttaagtttttatttattattgagacagagacagagtacgagcaggagagggacagagagagagggagacacagaatccgaagcaggctccaggctctgagctgtcagcacagagctcaacgcggggctcgaacccatgaaccgtgagatcatgacctgagccaaagccggacgcttaagtgactgagacacccacgcGCCCCTCTCTTGCCTTTCTTTATCGCctctctggacatttcatatggaCGGATCATGTAATACATGGTCTTTGCGTCTGGTGCGTTCCTTTcctttaaccaaaaaaaaattactttggcaGCTTATCAGCCAGAAGAAGAACAGATTCCATACATTTGTGTGGCCTTTCCTATCCCAATCCTGTTTTTTAGAGAGTCTAAAAATACACATGCTCTCAGCAAAACTTCAAATTGGGTAACGTTCCCCCATTTCCTTCTTTAGAGATCTCGGTTCTTCCCAGTTTCAGAATTCTGTTATTCGCACACGTCTCCCTTTTTATTTGACACACACAGCAGTGTGCTGAGCCCAGTTCTCCATTCTCCACTCCGCTCCACTTCCTTGTTGTCTTAGCAGAGTGATGATCggtatcttttcctttcatttctggttGCTGTGGATAAGGTCAAGCGCCCTTTCTGGCACGTTTATTTTCCATGAGGGCCCATTCATACCTTTTTCCCTGTTGCCATATTGGATTGTTAGGCATTTTCTGGAGGCGAGAGGTCACACCTTTGTTTCTCGTgcatgtgggtgtgggtgtgttgTAGATATACCCCCGGGTTGTTCGTTTCTTGCCTTGGTGCATTTTTATTCTCTGCAGGACTTCTAGAACATTCTTCTGTAGTCATCTATCTCTTCACATTCTGCCTTCTGGGTTTAGGAAGGATTCACCCTTCTCTAGATTTTTCTTCTCCCATGGATTCATAAATAAATTGCCCCTTTCATTTTTACCAGTCCACTTTTTCTTCCACCTGATAATTGTTTGGAAACTAAGAGTGAAGAATCCACTCCGGCTGTCGAGCTGTtccaaaactatttatttaaaaaattccaggggcgcctgggtggctcagtcggttaagccgctggcttcatctcaggtcagatctcacgttcgtgggttcgagccccgcatcaggctctgtgctgacagctagctcagagcctggagcctgcttctggttctgtgtctccttctctctctgccccaacccctctcatgctctgtctctctctgtatcaaaaataaatttaaaaaaaaataaaaaaataaaaaaaatccatcttttccCTGTTAATTTGTGACACCATCTTAGATAACAAATTCCCCCATTCACTTGCCAACCCCTGGTTTTCAGAATGCAGACTGAATCACCCGAGTTCACGGCCAGCCCTGAGATgctgggtttggttttgtttttccagatctTCTTTAAGCTAAAGTCCAGCTTTTGGGGGGCATACATTGTGGGGGTTTTGCCACTTGACGTTATCGGTGATATCTTTCTGTGATGCAAAAAAGCCGTTTCAGCAAAGAAAATCGATTGATGAATTAGAAGTTAAAAGCTTTGAAGCTGGACTTGTGGCAGGTAAAACTTACCATTGCCACAAGAGGTCACTCTTGGATCATCTTTGAGGCTCCATTGGGGCCACAgctaaggaaaaagaaacctcagTAGGTAACACAGCACCGCTGGTTCCCATGAAACTGGTGTGGGAAGTTGGTGAAACAAAATCATTGAGATTTGGGGGTAAAGAATGTAAACACGGGGTTAGAAGAAACAGAAGTGAAACTGTATATATGACTTTTGTTCTGGCTTTTTCTACCTAAGATTTCTGCGTGATACATTGTCTCAACATCATTTGTTACGAATAAGTCTTAACTCTCATGTGCAGCGAAAGGAAGGTTTGTAGCCAGATGCCTCACCGATCAGCCTGGCCTGCCACCTTGCCTTgctcttgccccctcccccttctgagTGGATGACTTGGGCGCATTTGTCACAGATAAGTAGAGAAACTCCTGGTTTACAGATCTCAAGGCCTCGAGTGCAGTGAAATCCATGTTCCTATACTGAAGCGTTAATGTGGATTTGTGAGCCCACTGGCTGCACCACAGTCTGAATAACTTGATTTTAATTGTGCCCGTCATTTTTTCACATACACTGTGTTTTCATGCTATTAAACgcatggatttttgtttgtttgtttttctttgaattccagttagttaacatccagtatcatgttagtttcaggtgtacagcctAGTATTTCAACACATGCccgtgatttctttttttaagtttatttatttattttgagagagagagcacaagtgggggagggtcagaaggagaggcagaatcccaagcaggctccacaccatcagcccagagcctgatgtggggctcaaaccctggaCCCATGAATTCCTGACCTGGGTCGAGAataagagtcggatgtttaaccgactgagccccccaggcactctcAGAACTTTTTTCATATTGACAGTATTTAActtgtctgcctgtctgtctgggCGCAGAGTCACCTCCATTGCGGACAGGTTGAATGTGGAATTCGCCTTGATtcacaaagagaggaagaaagcaaacgAAGTGGACCGGATGGTTCTGGTAGGCGACGTGAAGGACCGCGTGGCCATCCTTGTGGACGACATGGCCGACACGTGTGGCACCATCTGCCATGCTGCGGACAAGTAAGAGGCACGGTTTTTTGGGCCAGCGTGAGAACGTCTCATTAAGCAAGGGAAAATGGCAGCTTTTAGAAACATTGGGCCTGTTTCTACTAATTCTTCCTGGTAGCTTGGGGGCAGCCTTTCAGCCCAAAAGATGTTCTAGGCTCATGTATTACCTTTTTtcttggtggaaaaaaaaaaacagcaaaaaccaaaaatactacGGGCCTTTATTgcctggttttcatttttaaggatgAGCTTTCAGTGTATTTGAAAAAGGGTCCGAGAAACTGCTGCCCCGTAAAACTGAGCACAGAAGAAATGGGACCATCTCGTGGGCGTCCTTGAGGCTTGGCTCCCTTCTGTTCAGCCTTCACTCCAGCCGCCTCAGGCTCCCGAAAGACTGAGAACAGGGCTGTGGGGAgtgccccacccccccgccccgcccagccACGCATGGCCCTGGAGCACTTGGAGTGTGGCCAGCGTGTGCACCAGGTCCCAAAGATGGTGTGAAACGAAGCATGCAGTCTGTCTCAGTGACTGTTTTCTAGTGACAGCCATCAAAATGATGGTATTCTGGCTTGATTCGTTTCTACCTGTGGTTCTCAACCAAGGGCATCTTTGCTCTCTGGGGGACATTTGACATTTGACAGTGTCTGTGGACATTTTTGGTCATCACAACTGAGGGGAGGGCGTTGCTcgtaggtagaggccagggatgctgctcagTGAAGAATCGTGTGAGCCCAAGGCCAAGGTTGATAATCCCTCAATAAAGTGTCTTGCTGGTACATAACCTTCAGAGAGTCTTTTCTAGGCCAGTACATGTGAGTGaaattcatttttggtttttctttgtggAATGCACTTTTTGGttttctcagttttttgtttttgtttttgagaaggaaagagagcttgggcaggcagagggagggacagagagagagagagaaagaatctcaagcaggctccatacccagtgtggagcccaatgtagcTCGATgccaccactgtgagatcatgacctgagccgaaatcaagagtcggatgcgtaaccgactgagccacacaggcgctccaCACATTTTGCTTCTTAACTCACCCTAAGGGGAGAACATTTCAAGAAAAATCTGTGGacacttaatttttctgttttctattctatAGGCTACTCTCGGCAGGAGCCACCAAAGTGTATGCTATCCTTACCCACGGGATCTTCTCGGGGCCAGCTATTTCCAGAATAAATAATGCTGCCTTTGAGGCTGTTGTGGTCACAAACACCATTCCGCAAGAGGACAAAATGCGACACTGTCCCAAGATTCAGGTACTTCTACGGTGTAGGCAGAACCAAGCCCCAGGGACCCTGACTCCAATCCCTGAAAATAACTTGGAGCTTTCTGCGTGTGACGGTGTGCTACGGGAGAGCCATCGGAGGTGGAGGCGGCTGGTAACACGGGGTGTGATTCTCGCGAGGTCTGAGAGGCCAGGGCCGCCAGGGGTCAAAGTTAGAAGTAGTCAGTCCACACTAGAAAAGCGGTAAAAAACAGGCTGCACGAAAGCTAAACAGTATTACCATTTGGCCCCATAAATCCACCTCTAGGTCCGTAGCCCCAAACTTGAAAATGGGTGTTCACACCGAAACGTGTACACACACGTGCTCAAGAGCATgctattcacagtagccaaaaggtggaatctcaaaaggagggtcagagagagagggagacacaatctgaagcaggtccaggctctgagctagcagtcagcacagcgcccgatgtggggttcgaacccacaaactgtgagatcatgacgtgagtcagagtcggatgcttaactgcctgagccacccaggcacccccacaatttttaaaaatggaggggaaaaaacccgCACACTGCACTAAGGATCTTTAGagctttcctccttcctgccctttctgaCTTGGGAGGCCCCTAGAGAACTGGTGATAATCATGTTATACCAACTGCCCTGAGCTAAGTTAAAAGGATTTGAGTCCCCGCTTTGGCTGTGTGTCACGGTGAATGTTAGCAAGTCATTTCATCGCCAAAAGCCTCTATTCCCACCATTAGAGCACAAAAGTGGATCCGGGGACCCGCTTCATGATTACGCATCCATCGGAGAGTGACACGTCCTTTTGGCACAAGGGGGATCCATTTGAAAAGGGTCAGAATAGCTTTGCCTTAGATTTTCGTGCCTGACCAGCAGTAATGGAGAGTCAGCAAACTATGGTCCACAGACCCAATCTGACCCCCCATCTGTTTTTGTGAATAACGTTCTGTTGGGACACACCCATGCTTTCTCGTCTGTGTATGGTCCATGGCTGCTGTCGTGCTGTTGAGTTGAATCTGGCCCGCAAAGCTGAAAGTATTTCCTATTGGGCCCTTTACCTGTCGCCGACCCCTGAGTTAGGTAGGTGATCGCAGCTGTGCTGTTGAGTGACACAAGTCACTGTGGTTTTGGAAACCAAAGAACCTTCCATGTAATGATTGAGTAAAATGGATCTGAAAACAACACACACCCTAAGAGAAGGATGTCTCTGGTTAACAGTGACCCTGAAAAGCCTTTGAGTATCTGCCCTGAAAAATCTCGCTTCCAGGATCCCATATGTGTTGGTAATTTGAAGATAGACCACAACTGTCTCTCAAAAGACACTGATGTAGGTTTTGGTAGTAGCATGTCTTTACGGGCTGGAGACATTGTTTCAGGGCTTTCTGGCTTTTATGTTGTTGATTGAAGAAGACCAAGATGTCCCACTGTCCTCTCCCCTTTTCTGTTGGCGTTTAGGTCATTGATATCTCCATGATCTTGGCCGAGGCGATCCGAAGAACACACAACGGTGAATCTGTGTCTTACCTCTTCAGCCACGTCCCGCTATAGATCCTGGGTGTGGAGCGTGGAGCAGGCCCGCTCTGGCTGCTGGCTTGTGTGCGTTTGTCTGACTTTCTAGTTTTAGGACTCAGCAATTGTAGGGCAATGCAAAAAACATTTGATCTTTGTATACTGCAAGAGCCGTTGTTTTCCCCTTCTCAAGCTCAAGACcatttatttccagtttggggggagggtggtggtgatttcatctttttaagtGAACCGTCGTTAATGAACTTTGTTTCGTCATCCCGACTTGTTCTAGTAggtaacctttttcttttttttttttttttcttcttcggTATTTTGAGGCCACAACTTTCGAGTATCTATTATTCCACTGTGGAAGTtcgtagtttatatattttgaggttGCCCAAGGCGACTTTGGATTAAAGCCTTCTGTGTAAATAACAATAATGCCTATGGACATTTGGGTAAAACCCTATATACAGAATTAGCCTTTTACTTCTGGGTGAATCTTAGAAAATTTATAATACCctgaattttgttgttttttttttttaaaggaagcagaTTTCAAATAAACCAGTCTGGTTATCATACTTAATATGACCAAATTTTATGGAGCTTAAGACGGCTCCTGGCACCTTTACCTTCTGATAAACAGTAGCCATGTCAGAGGCACTGTAGTTCGGTATCTTTTTTGTTATGGCCACTTCTGAAAATCATGTTACAACTATCACTCATCTGCAATGTCAGGTTCTAAAATTCCAAGGTTTGTGTTCAGCAATAGATCTGATTGATAAAGCGTCTGGAGATAGACCCCGCAGGCTGCCCAGTGGCACTCACGCTGTTCCGCAGCTATCCCTGGGGACATCTCTTTGAGCAGCTCCTCCAGTCCTGCTGTCCTACTTTATGGCCTATTTTTAGCTCTagcttttcctttgccttttttccaGTAATTTCATGTTTTGGGTTTCCACCAAAACACAGACTCTTCAAAGCCCCCTCAAATGCACTAGTTTGATCGTTGTTTTGCTTTTAACATTGTAAAAGGGTGCGTTGTGACAGCCACCAAACGTACATTGAAACATTCCGTCCTTCATTTTACTTTCGTATTCCTTTGGCTTTTGTAATCAAAAGGAGCAACTCTCCTAGGCAACtgattatttttaactgaaactGTTAAATGAGAGACGTGGGTAAGAAAGGCCTACGAAAAAAGTAAGCATTAATTGGCTCCATTAGGGTAATGTTAAAGTGGCGGCCCAACAGTGATGGTGGCGGTGAGGATTGCTCAATCCACAGGTTGGCCCTTGACGACACGCTTCTCCGAGAGGCATCCACCCTTGGCAGATGGCAGGCGTCGGCTCCCTGTGAGTTTTGTGAGATGCACGTTGGTACGCAACCACCTGAATTTTTCAGCCCCAGAAGAAGAGAATCCGCCTCAGAGACAAAGCCCTGGGAAGAGTCACAATCCTCTCTCTGCTGAATCTTAAAGCTTGAAGAGAGGAAAGCCCCTGCTCTAAATTCTGCAGGTGGGAAAATCCAGTCATTAAGTCAGTAACAGACTTGAACAACAATCTTTAAGCTTTCAAACTTCCCTACAGCAGaggtttaaaagtttaaaaagatcaTTTGGGTCATTGCATTTTGCTGTACCTTAAAATAgcttttgagggggaaaaaaatggtgTTATAGCCAGGTACAGTCAGCCCTGTAGTACGGATCCAGTCTATCTAGGGAGAGTTGACCTGAGATCTGGAAAGAGCCTAGTTAGACACATGTCGATAAATGAGTGCTATCTCTTTCTGGCAGTTTCTACGCACAGGCAACCGAAACTGTAGTCATGAGCATGCCAGGGTGGAGAGTCTCGGCATACTAGTGTAGATGTGTTGATGACTGCAAAAAGTTGATTTAAAGGTAATCATTTTGTCTTAAGATGGACCCTAAGATCTAGAGCTAGTTTTAAAATcttcacattaaaagaaaaatctgcatGGTCATTATTACGAACTGATTGTTTCTCCCATTTAgcctcactttttattttcaagtacttCTGATACATTAACTAATTAGGCTAGACTTGGCTATACCCAGTGGCAGTGTATCCCTTAACTGTTGGATGGTTTCAGTTCAATGGAGGATGACGAAGGTGACCTCAGGAATGGCCTGATCCCAGAACTTGGGTATCCCTTGCTGCTAGCGTGGAAACATTGAAGCGATGATGATGAATTGAAGTGATGAATGATTAAGCCAAGTAGATGGGTTCTGTCCATCTCTGCTGAATGGGGTGGACTCCTATCTATCCAGCCGAAAGGGGAGccagagaaatacagatacaCCAAAGCTGCTCATTCTCCAACTTAAATTATATTAATCAACTTACTGACGTTCATCTTAGAACTTGCCTTTGTTAGATGTCAACTAGATCCAAGACTATGTCATTTGCAGTGCTTATGGTGGTTTAAAATAATAGGATTTTAAGGTTGTCCAACACTGTACTACAAGAcgtcaataaaatcaataaaaccttCTTCTATAGTTTGTATCATCATTGCGGAGTGCTGTGTTTTGATGGGGGGGTACCTCAACATGTTTGCTACTTCGCAATGATAGCCTGGTATCTAAAAGTACAGTGAAGCCAGAAGTTCGGTGAAGTCAGCTCGTCTCCATTTTGAAGGTATCTCTTTCAGGAGTGACCAGCAGTCTCGTTGTCCCAGGAGTTTAACGGCTGTGCCACATAAGGCATCCAAGTTGATAATTCTAGATGTTGCCAGTAAAATTGGAGATTGCCCAGTGTGCTAACACGTTCAAGTAGTAATGTTCGGCGTCCAGAGGTTGGAGCCCCATAGAGGTTTTTCACGTGCTTTGATTTAAGTATTTTCCTGCCCCCATAAAACAACTACCTATTCCGTGATGCTTTAAGTTACTCACGTGAGGCAAAGCACATTTATAATTATGTTCTCCCGCTAAAGCTGAGTCTCGAAGTGTGGATAATGCTGAGAGTGACATTTTGTCTTAAAAGTTTCAGTAAAATAGACCTGAAACCATGTCTGTTGGACCAGATCACAGTTTAAGGCACATTGTggaataggaagaagaaaatgaaggagaggtGGACACTCCAAAAACTCTTCACCAACTTTACAATTATACCTAATAATGCTGCCAGTTTGTGTGGGTGACCTTCAAAATTCACCAGCTCAACTACAGGGAGGACAGGCTAAGGAGCAAATACTAAGGGTTTCGGAAGATCAGATCAGGCTGGGGAGATCAGAAAGGGCTTTGTGAAGGGACTGCCATTATAGATGATAACTCATGGTGGAATtttccagaaccagatggctgtGTTTCAGCAGGGACTGAAGCAGGACAGCATCAGGCATTTGGTACACGATATGCTTGAGTGAGGATGGCCAATGAAGATGGGAAGCTGAGCGCTGAAATGTATCCCCGAACCCGTATCCTGAATATTGCACAGGGAATTCAGCGGAAACGTCCTTGTCACTACAGATCTTCATCTTATTGATTTATTTCCTCTTATGTCAAGAATACATCCCTCCACCTTTTCCTT includes these proteins:
- the PRPS2 gene encoding ribose-phosphate pyrophosphokinase 2, which encodes MPNIVLFSGSSHQDLSQRVADRLGLELGKVVTKKFSNQETSVEIGESVRGEDVYIIQSGCGEINDNLMELLIMINACKIASSSRVTAVIPCFPYARQDKKDKSRAPISAKLVANMLSVAGADHIITMDLHASQIQGFFDIPVDNLYAEPAVLQWIRENIAEWKNCIIVSPDAGGAKRVTSIADRLNVEFALIHKERKKANEVDRMVLVGDVKDRVAILVDDMADTCGTICHAADKLLSAGATKVYAILTHGIFSGPAISRINNAAFEAVVVTNTIPQEDKMRHCPKIQVIDISMILAEAIRRTHNGESVSYLFSHVPL